One window of the Solanum stenotomum isolate F172 chromosome 11, ASM1918654v1, whole genome shotgun sequence genome contains the following:
- the LOC125845634 gene encoding agamous-like MADS-box protein AGL62: MRRPNGRRRVEMVRMPNQSNLQVTFSKRRDGVFKKATELSTLCGAEVVVVVFSPSNKPYSCGHPSVESTMNRFLGGNPPTDTDAPNPIVIAHQNANTDEINRKLNRLEISLEREKKYGEALQASRKEPPIEKLNFFDLKNLCKALEAADEEIERVASIKKERGFEFPYQTIGSAFAPLRVTEHSLSDSDEGPSGYNE, encoded by the coding sequence ATGAGAAGACCTAATGGCCGAAGAAGAGTTGAAATGGTGAGGATGCCAAATCAAAGCAATTTACAAGTAACATTCTCAAAACGACGCGATGGAGTCTTTAAAAAGGCAACTGAGCTCTCCACTTTGTGTGGTGCTGAGgttgttgttgtagtttttTCTCCTAGCAATAAACCATATTCATGTGGACACCCTTCCGTTGAGTCTACTATGAATAGATTTTTGGGGGGAAATCCTCCAACTGATACTGATGCTCCTAACCCCATCGTTATTGCTCATCAAAATGCAAATACTGATGAAATCAATAGGAAGCTAAACAGATTGGAGATTTCACtcgaaagagaaaaaaaatatggagaAGCACTTCAAGCATCGAGGAAAGAACCTCCAATTGAAAAACTCAATTTCTTTGACCTTAAAAATCTGTGCAAGGCCTTGGAAGCTGCAgatgaagaaattgaaagagTAGCGAGCATAAAAAAGGAGCGTGGTTTTGAATTTCCATATCAAACCATTGGAAGTGCATTTGCTCCTCTAAGAGTTACAGAACATTCTTTGTCTGATTCCGATGAAGGGCCATCTGGATACAATGAATAG